Part of the Planctomicrobium piriforme genome, GCCAAACGCGATACGACTGACAGCCATGCCCTCGTGGCTGCAGGAAATGTGCATACCGACGCCAACCGCGTCGTGGCATTGCTGCAGAAATATCCCAATGTGAAAGCCTGCTTCAGCGGACATCTCCATCGGGTGGAGCATGTGCAGTTTCGAGGAATTGATTTCTACAGCACTGGAGCAGTGTGCGGGGCCTGGTGGAAAGGGCCGATCGACGGCTTCAGCGAAGGTTACACCGTGATCGATCTGTTCGACGACGGATCGCACCAGGCGCAATACGTTCCCTATGGCTGGAAAGCAGTTGCTTCCTGACTTCCAGACGAACCGATTCCTGACTTCAGCCACGAGCCCATGACCATCATGAACACACAGAAGCATGCCTTGCGAGTTCCTTTCAAAGTCACCAGCGCCGCGTGTCTGGCGCTCATGACCATCCTCGCTGCAGGTTGCGGCGGCAGCGCCAAAGACCCGTACAACCGCGTCGGATACTCCGGCGTGGTGACGCTGGACGGCAACCCGATGAAAAACGGCTTCCTGTATTTGGAGCCGCTCGAGAAGCAGCCGACGCAGTCGTTCGCTTCGATTCAGGACGGCAAGTTTGGAGTCGACCGCACCGGCGGTGCCGTGCCGGGCAAATATAAAGTGGCGATCGTACTCGACGAAGCGACCGACCTCCCGGAAGGGGTCGACCCGCAAACGCCAGAAGGCGCGGCCATCGCCGACAAGCTGTCGAGAGAGGCCGCGAAGTCAAAGCCGCTCGATGCGTCCTACAACATCAACTCGAAACTCGTGGCCGAACTGAAACCTGATGCCCCCAATGAATTCGTCTTTGATCTGCAGTCAAAGCCTGCAAAGTAATCGGCTGAAAATGCTGTTCTGAATGAGTTCTCGTTTCACCGGCGTCCGTCCTGAAGTTGAAGAAGTTTTTTGCCGCATGAACGGGAATTGTCTGGAGTGCTCGATCTCGACTGTTTGCGTTTCATCGTCCATTTTCCATTGAAATAGAGGTAAGACCCACAATGACCAAATCGCGCAGAGGATTCACACTGATCGAGCTGCTGGTCGTCATCGCGATCATCGGCGTCCTCGTCGGACTGCTGCTGCCGGCAGTGCAACAGGCTCGCGAAGCAGCCCGGCGTTCTCAGTGCGTGAACAATCTGAAGCAAATCGGATTGGCAATGCACAACTATCACGACGTTCACAACGTCTTGCCGCCGGGAAATCGGAGCACGCTCTACGCCACCTGGGCACTCTATCTGTTGCCGCACATGGAACTGACGAACCTGTATCAGACCTGGGATTTTAACGCTGGCGCGAACGGCCGCACTTACACGACCGCTCCGAATCTGGCCGTCACCCAGACTCGAATCGGCATCTACACCTGTCCAACCGATATGGAACGCACGAATGTCACTTCGACCGCAGCGCCCGTGATTCCGCACCACAACTATGCTGCAAACTACGGGAACGCGGCGCTGAATCAGCAGACGTCCTACACCGGCGTCGACTTCAAAGGCGCGCCCTTCGGCAACATTCAAAATGATGCCAGCGCGACAGCAGCAAATCGACCGAGCCGCGGCTGCATCCGCTTCGGCAAGATCACCGACGGGTTGTCGTCCACGCTCATGGTGAGCGAACTGATTCAGGGATCCGGCTTTAATGGATCGACCAAAGCCGACCTGCGGGGCAGAATCATCGGCTATTCAGACGGCGGCTATTTCACCACGCAGAACACGCCCAATTCGCCGATCAACGATTGGGAAAACACGAACTACTGCGTCCCCCCAGTTCCGACGAGTATTCTCACCTTTGCCAACGCCGAAAACCCGCCCTGTGCACAGACCAACCAGTTCAGTTACATGCAGCGTGCAGCCCGCAGCCGTCATCCCGGCGGCGTGAACTCGCTTCGTTGCGACGGCTCGGTCGGCTTCAACATCAGCTCGATCGACCTCAACGTCTGGCGGAACGCCGGTGCTTCGCAGGATGGTGAACTCCTCGGCGAGTTTTAGAGCAGTTTGCTCTCCCGTGTGCCCGCGTCGTATGCGATTTCAGCAACCGAATATCTGAATTCCGCGGGGCAAGATCGGGCAATTCATTTCGCAAGTTGCTCACAGTTGCGGCGAGACTTGGGTTGACCTGATTTCAAATGCAGTCCGGTGTGATTTCCGCGATGGGAGATCGCACCGGATTTGCTCGTTCCGGGACCAGAGAAAATGCACGTTGCCTGTGCGCAGGGACAGACGAGGGAGGGGAGATGAACGAACTTATCAGAGACGGAGCAGCCTGGAGCCGACGCGGGTTTCTCTCGGCCGGATTCGGATTGGCCGCGGCCGGACTGTTCCCCTTTCGCGGCGCTGCCGCAGCCGACGGAACACGTCGACGGGTCTTGCGGATCGCACATCTCACCGACATGCATATTCAGCCGGAGCTGCGTGCCGCAGAAGGGGTCTCGGCGTGCTTGAGGCAACTGAATGACATGCCGGATCGGCCAGACCTCATCCTGTCCGGCGGTGATCACATCATGGACTCGTTCCGTCGCCCCCGGGAGCGAACGGCGACGCAGTGGAACCTGTGGTCACAAGTGGTCAAAAACGAAAACGGGATTCCGATACACTCTTGTCTCGGGAATCACGACGTCTGGGGCTGGGATCGCACGAAGAGCGGCACAACGGGCACAGAGCCCGAGTACGGCAAGCGCTGGGCCTGTGACGTCCTGGGGCTCGACAAGCCGTATTACAGCTTCACGCAAGGGGGCTGGCGGCTGATTGCCCTTGACGGCGT contains:
- a CDS encoding DUF1559 domain-containing protein; protein product: MTKSRRGFTLIELLVVIAIIGVLVGLLLPAVQQAREAARRSQCVNNLKQIGLAMHNYHDVHNVLPPGNRSTLYATWALYLLPHMELTNLYQTWDFNAGANGRTYTTAPNLAVTQTRIGIYTCPTDMERTNVTSTAAPVIPHHNYAANYGNAALNQQTSYTGVDFKGAPFGNIQNDASATAANRPSRGCIRFGKITDGLSSTLMVSELIQGSGFNGSTKADLRGRIIGYSDGGYFTTQNTPNSPINDWENTNYCVPPVPTSILTFANAENPPCAQTNQFSYMQRAARSRHPGGVNSLRCDGSVGFNISSIDLNVWRNAGASQDGELLGEF
- a CDS encoding metallophosphoesterase family protein, with protein sequence MNELIRDGAAWSRRGFLSAGFGLAAAGLFPFRGAAAADGTRRRVLRIAHLTDMHIQPELRAAEGVSACLRQLNDMPDRPDLILSGGDHIMDSFRRPRERTATQWNLWSQVVKNENGIPIHSCLGNHDVWGWDRTKSGTTGTEPEYGKRWACDVLGLDKPYYSFTQGGWRLIALDGVQPSPRPGEFSAFLDDEQYDWLQRELESLPSTTPVLLWTHIPIVSAVVNHLATRATIHDDGLVEAGHVHADSLKIVNLLSRFPNVKACLGGHLHRVERVDLRGIQHYCNGAVCGKWWRGANEGFPEGFALVDLYEDGSHECRYQTYGWQAKEREKPS